From the Lathyrus oleraceus cultivar Zhongwan6 chromosome 4, CAAS_Psat_ZW6_1.0, whole genome shotgun sequence genome, one window contains:
- the LOC127138349 gene encoding aminomethyltransferase, mitochondrial translates to MRGGLWQLGQSITRRLANGGDKKAVARRCFATESELKKTVLYDFHVAHGGKMVPFAGWSMPIQYKDSIMDSTLNCRQNGSLFDVSHMCGLSLKGKDVVSFLEKLVIADVAALAHGTGTLTVFTNEKGGAIDDSVITKVTDDHLYLVVNAGCRDKDLAHIEEHMKAFKAKGGDVSWHIHDERSLLALQGPLAAPVLQHLTKEDLSKLYFGEFRVLDINGSQCFLTRTGYTGEDGFEISVPSEHGVELAKALLEKSEGKIRLTGLGARDSLRLEAGLCLYGNDLEQHITPIEAGLTWAIGKRRRAEGGFLGADVILKQLADGPSIRRVGFISSGPPPRSHSEIQDEGGNNIGEVTSGGFSPCLKKNIAIGYVKSGLHKAGTKVKIIIRGKQNEGVVTKMPFVPTKYYKPS, encoded by the exons ATGAGAGGGGGTTTGTGGCAACTTGGCCAATCGATCACTCGCCGTCTTGCGAACGGAGGAGATAAGAAGGCTGTTGCGCGGCGATGTTTCGCTACAGAATCTGAGCTGAAGAAGACAGTTCTGTATGACTTCCATGTTGCTCATGGTGGAAAGATGGTTCCTTTTGCTGGTTGGAGTATGCCTATTCAATACAAAGACTCAATCATGGACTCAACGTTAAACTGTAGACAGAACGGTAGTCTTTTCGATGTTTCTCATATGTGTGGTCTTAGTCTCAAGGGAAAGGATGTTGTTTCGTTCCTTGAGAAGCTCGTCATTGCGGATGTTGCTGCTCTTGCCCACGGAACCGGGACTTTGACTGTTTTCACTAATGAAAAGGGAGGGGCGATCGATGATTCCGTGATTACTAAGGTGACAGATGATCATCTTTACTTGGTTGTCAATGCTGGGTGCAGAGATAAAGATTTGGCTCATATTGAGGAGCATATGAAGGCATTCAAGGCCAAAGGCGGTGATGTGTCGTGGCACATTCATGATGAGAGATCTCTACTCGCTCTTCAG GGTCCTCTTGCTGCTCCTGTTCTTCAACATCTGACAAAAGAGGATTTGAGCAAGCTGTACTTTGGGGAGTTCCGCGTGTTGGACATCAATGGCTCGCAGTGCTTTCTCACACGGACAGG GTACACTGGTGAAGATGGATTTGAGATCTCAGTTCCTTCAGAGCATGGAGTTGAACTTGCCAAGGCACTGCTGGAAAAATCTGAAGGGAAAATAAGATTGACAGGACTCGGTGCTAGAGATAGTCTACGTCTCGAAGCTGGACTGTGCTTATACGGAAATGACCTGGAACAGCACATTACACCTATTGAAGCAGGACTGACATGGGCTATAGGTAAGAGAAGGAGAGCAGAAGGTGGTTTTCTAGGAGCTGATGTTATCCTGAAACAGCTCGCAGACGGTCCTTCCATTAGGCGTGTCGGTTTCATTTCTTCTGGTCCACCTCCAAGAAGCCACAGCGAGATTCAAGATGAAGGAGGAAACAACATTGGTGAAGTGACCAGTGGTGGATTCAGTCCTTGTCTCAAGAAGAACATAGCTATTGGATATGTCAAATCTGGATTGCACAAAGCAGGTACCAAAGTAAAGATCATTATTCGAGGTAAACAGAATGAAGGAGTTGTCACGAAAATGCCGTTCGTACCCACAAAATACTATAAGCCTTCATAG